AGGTTAAATCGAGTTTTAATGTTAAAATAGGGGGTAACGTCAGAATATTGGTTTCCATAATAATTTGGGTTTTTGAAGGGAATGGGGATTAAATACTAAATCGCTTACCAAATCGAGGTTAAATCTAATACAAAACCGGGTAAAACTTCCTCGCCTGAAATTTGGTTAGGATGTTCTAAAATTTCTACCGCTTGATGCCAACGATAAATTTCAATTTGTTGCTGTTTACGATTAATTAACCAGCCTAATTTTGCCCCATTCTCTTGATATTCTTGCATTTTTTGACGAGTTTTTTCTAAACGATCACTCGGAGACATTAACTCCACCACAAAATCAGGGCACAACGGTACAAATTTATCCTGTTGTTCAGGTGTTAACGCCTCCCAACGTTC
The DNA window shown above is from Planktothrix serta PCC 8927 and carries:
- a CDS encoding Uma2 family endonuclease encodes the protein ERWEALTPEQQDKFVPLCPDFVVELMSPSDRLEKTRQKMQEYQENGAKLGWLINRKQQQIEIYRWHQAVEILEHPNQISGEEVLPGFVLDLTSIW